Below is a genomic region from Candidatus Baltobacteraceae bacterium.
CAAACCCGGACCGCCAAACGCAGCGCCCAAGCTGCGGTGCGCGTCGCGCTCGACATGGTCGACGAAGGTTTGATCGATAAGCGCGCGGCCGTTTCGCGCGTGAGCGCGGGATCGCTCGATCAGCTCTTTCACGCGCGCATCGATCCGCAGCAACGGGTGGTCGTCGCGGCCAAGGGGCTCAACGCCTCGCCGGGTGCGGCTGCCGGGCAGATCGTCTTCACGGCCGACGACGCGGTTGCGTGGAAAGAAGCCGGCAAGGATACGATCCTCGTTCGCGTCGAGACAACACCCGACGACGTGCACGGTATGATCGCGGCGCGCGGCGTGCTCACCGCCAAGGGCGGAGCGACCTCGCATGCGGCCGTCGTGGCACGCGGTATGGGCAAACCCTGCGTAGCCGGCTGCGAGGCGCTGGAGATCGATCGCCGCACCAAGACGGTCGGCATCGGTCCGATGGTTTTGCACGAGGGCGAGTGGATCACGATCGACGGGAATACCGGCAATGTGATCATCGGCAAGGTCGAGTTGATCGACGCACCGGCCGAGCTTCCCGAGTGGCTCGCGCGTTTTCTGTCTTGGGCCGACGAATTGCGGCGCATGGAAGTGTGGGCCAATGCGGACACACCCGAAGATGCGCGCAAGGCGCGCGAACTCGGCGCGCAGGGCGTGGGTCTGTGCCGCACCGAGCACATGTTCATGCAGCCAGACCGTCTCCCGGTCGTACAGCAGATGATCATGGCAACGACGCCCCAAGGCCGCGCGCAGGCGCTCGAAAAACTCCTTCCCGTTCAGCGCGAGGATTTCGTCGGGATTCTCGAAGCGATGGCCGGCCTGCCGGTCACGATCCGGTTACTCGATCCGCCGCTGCACGAGTTTTTGCCCTCGCTCGAGCAGCTTCTGGTGGAAACGACCGAACTGCGCGTGGGCGGCCGTTCCGGCGATCCCAGCTATCAAGAGAAGATGGCGATGCTGCGCCGCGTGCAGCAACTCCACGAGCAAAATCCGATGCTGGGGCTGCGCGTGTGCCGGTTGGGCATTCTCTTCCCGGAAATCTATGCGATGCAGGTGCGCGCGATCTTCGAAGCGGCATGCGAGCTCAAAGCACGCGGCGTCGATGCGCGTCCGGACGTCATGATTCCCGGTGTCGGCACCAAGGAAGAGATGCGCGTCACCTACGACGCGGCCAAGGCCATAGCCGACGCGGTCATCGCGGAGCGCGGCACTGCGGTCGACTACCACATCGGCACGATGGTGGAGTTGCCGCGCGCGTGCATCATTGCCGACGCGTTGGCGACGATCGCGCAGTTTTTCTCGTTCGGCACCAACGATCTCACCCAAACGACGTACGGTTACAGTCGCGACGACGCCGAATCGACTTTCATCCCGGCTTATCTCGATAAGAAGATCTTACGCGACGATCCCTTCCAAGTGCTCGATCGGGTGGGCGTGGGCGCGCTGATGCGGCAAGGCGTTGTACTCGGACGCGCCGCGCGTCCCGATTTGAAAATCGGAATTTGCGGCGAACACGGGGGTGAGCCCTCTAGCGTGGCATTCTGCGATCAGCTCGAGCTCGACTACGTCTCGTGCTCGCCCTACCGCGTGCCGATCGCGCGCCTCGCCGCCGCGCAATCGACCCTTGGATCTCTAACGTAGCGACGCAATGATTTTGGCACAGATGTCGCGGGCTTCGCGTACGTCGGCGCGGTCGCGCCGAACGAAGAGCTTGCGCCAATAGGCGGTGCCGCTGAGTTTGTTGATGAGATCGGATACCTCGCGCGCGTCCACCAGCCCGGCCGGCGTACCGACCCAAACGGTATGGCGTCCTTCCGCGACCAGCGGCAGGCGATGCATCACCTGCGATTGCTCGTCCGCCCACACCGCGTCGTCGCCGAAGCGCTCGCGCAGCGCCGCTTCGCTGGCCGTGAATGCCGCCTGATCCGCGCTCGCGTTGAACTCCGCCGCAAGGGCGTAGATGCGCAGGCGCTCGCGCAGGGCACGGGCTGATTCGCTCCTGCGATCGCGCAGTTCGTTGAGTACGCGAAAATCGTCCCACCGCAGAAACTCGTCGATCGAATCGAGCGCGCGCGGATCGGGCCACAGGTCACGCAGCGCGTCTTGCAAGATGCGCTCGAAAAGGCGCGTGGTGTGATGAAAGTAGACCGACGCGAACATCATGTAACGCGCCACGACGAACGATTCCAGCGCCACGACGCCGCGTGAGTCGATGCCGACGACGGCGGCGCCGTCGTGATCGAACAGACGCAGCGACGCAACCAGCTGATCGGCGTCGTAACGGCCGCTCGCGACGCCCGTAAAATACGCGTCGCGCAAGAGATAATCCATCCGGTCGGCGTCGAGGTTCGGACCGCTGACCAGCTCGCGCAGCGCCGGGAAGGCGGCCGCCGGATCGCCGACGATGAGCGCGAGCACGTCTTGCGGATCGACGTCCAGCGCTTCGATTCCGCGCCGCATCGGTTCCAGCGCGAGGATCTCGCGCGTCCGCGCTTCGTGCGCGATCCCGAGCACCGCTTCGCAGGCGTGACTGAACGGACCATGACCGATGTCGTGCAGCAGCAATGCGCAGCGCACGAGACGCCGCTGATACGCATGTTCGGCGCCGTGGTCGCCGCCGGCGTACCGGGCGAGGGTATCGTATGCGCGAGCGCCCATCGCGAGCGCTCCGAGCGCATGGGTGAAGCGCGAGTGCTCCGCCGAGGGGAACGCGAGGTAGGCGAGTCCCAATTGGCGCAGGCGCCGCAGCCGCTGCATCGGCGGCAAGTCGAGCAGCCGGGCTTCGCCGGGCTCGAGTTCGATGAAGTGATGGACCGGATCGAAGATGCGCTTCACGGTGGCTAACCGGGATTCGGCCGCCTGAGCCGAACCTCCGTTCTGTTACCGTCATGCCTCGGCTCGACCAAAGCGTCATTCGCGAGATCCACTCCCGGATCGATATTGCTACGTTCGTCGGTCAGTACGTTTCGTTGAAAAAACGTGGACGCGACTTGGTCGGGCTTTGTCCGTTCCACGGCGAGAAGACGCCCTCGTTTCACGTGCATCCCGAAGAAGGCTATTTCAAGTGCTTCGGGTGCGGCGCGGGCGGCGATGTGATCGCGTTTGCGATGAAGCTCGAAAATATGCCCTTCGCCGATGCCGCGCGCATGCTCGCGCTCAAGGCCGGGATCGAAATCGAATCCGAGGACCCGCGCGCGGCACGGCGGCGCAGCGAACGCGAAGCGATCTACGAAGCCAACGCGATCGCGGCCGCATATTTCGAACGGATGTTTCGCTCGCCGGCGGGCGCCGGCGCTCGCGCCTATTGCGAGCGGCGCGGCTTCGGCGAGGCGGTCGTGGAAAGGTTCCATCTCGGCTATGCGCCCGACGGCTGGAACGGCCTGGTCGACGAGTTGCGCAGCCATGACGTCGATCTCGTGCTGGCAGAGCGTGCCGGGCTCCTCAAACCCTCGCAGCGCGGCGGATACTACGATTTCTACCGCAACCGCCTGATGGTGCCCACCTACGCGACGACAGGCGAGGTCATCGCCTTCGGCGGCCGCGAACTCGGTGAGGGCGAGCCGAAGTATCTGAACACGAGTACGACGCCGGTCTATATCAAAGGCGACCATCTCTTCGCGCTCAACATTGCACGTCGCGCCGCGCAGGCCGATCGAACCTTGATCGTCGTCGAGGGATACCTCGATTGCATCGCGCTCCATCAGGCTGGTTTCGAAGGCAGCGTCGCGGCGCTCGGCACATCGTTCACCGAGCGTCAGGCGGCCGAACTGCGGAAATACGCCGAAAACGTCTATCTGTGCTTCGACGCGGACTCTGCCGGAAGCACCGCTGCAACCAAAACCGTCGATATTGCATCTAAGGTGATCGAGCATACCGGGTCCAGCGTCCGAATCGTGACGTTGCCCCCGGGCGACGATCCCGACAGCTTCCTGCGGGCCAAGGGAGCCGCGGCCTTCGCAGAATTGCTGCAAGCGGCCAAGCCCGCGGTCGAGCTCAAGCTCGAAGAACGGATCGCCGCCCTGACGAGCGGTTTCGAGTCTCGGGCCGTGATCGCTCGAAAAGGCGAGGCCGTCATTCGCGAACTGATGCCGCGCGAGGAGTGGGACCACTGGCGCGTCTACGTGGCCGGACGGTTGAAGGTGAACCCCGACGATCTTCGAAATAGCCGCTTCCTCGCAAACCCCGCCAATTTTACACGGCGTCTCGACGGAGCGAGTGCCGCGGGGAGCCGACACGTTCGTGTCAACGGAAGGTTTGATGCGGTCGAACCGCTCTCGTTCGAACG
It encodes:
- the dnaG gene encoding DNA primase encodes the protein MPRLDQSVIREIHSRIDIATFVGQYVSLKKRGRDLVGLCPFHGEKTPSFHVHPEEGYFKCFGCGAGGDVIAFAMKLENMPFADAARMLALKAGIEIESEDPRAARRRSEREAIYEANAIAAAYFERMFRSPAGAGARAYCERRGFGEAVVERFHLGYAPDGWNGLVDELRSHDVDLVLAERAGLLKPSQRGGYYDFYRNRLMVPTYATTGEVIAFGGRELGEGEPKYLNTSTTPVYIKGDHLFALNIARRAAQADRTLIVVEGYLDCIALHQAGFEGSVAALGTSFTERQAAELRKYAENVYLCFDADSAGSTAATKTVDIASKVIEHTGSSVRIVTLPPGDDPDSFLRAKGAAAFAELLQAAKPAVELKLEERIAALTSGFESRAVIARKGEAVIRELMPREEWDHWRVYVAGRLKVNPDDLRNSRFLANPANFTRRLDGASAAGSRHVRVNGRFDAVEPLSFEREVLGIAVEDPTLVLEYATRIDPLRFRGDVYRRAYRLLLEHGSELRTAADVLAACADDDEARELLASLGQRDRSSTVRYGDTEERRAHLDRIVERLAREDEANRYAELSRSIDELYEAGESVPSELMGEFENLKLKLKK
- the ppdK gene encoding pyruvate, phosphate dikinase; the encoded protein is MATIVSTNYIYFFDEGDESMIDLLGGKGAGLAEMTRAGLPVPQGFTITTQACLEYFRAGRTYPRGLDEQVQRSMRELEARTGKRFGDASDPLLVSVRSGARVSMPGMMDTILNLGLNDATVLGLAKLSNNERFAWDAYRRFIMMFGEVVLGIENERFDELIDQRKREIGVESDPQVDAASWRELSGRFKALVQERSGRAFPQDVSEQLRLAIQAVFDSWNSRRAVDYRRFNKISDEWGTAVSVVEMVFGNLGEDSGTGVAFTRDPNTGDHLLFGEYLTNAQGEDVVAGTRTPQKIADLERAQPEIYRQFVDIARRLEAHYKDMQDIEFTVERGKLYMLQTRTAKRSAQAAVRVALDMVDEGLIDKRAAVSRVSAGSLDQLFHARIDPQQRVVVAAKGLNASPGAAAGQIVFTADDAVAWKEAGKDTILVRVETTPDDVHGMIAARGVLTAKGGATSHAAVVARGMGKPCVAGCEALEIDRRTKTVGIGPMVLHEGEWITIDGNTGNVIIGKVELIDAPAELPEWLARFLSWADELRRMEVWANADTPEDARKARELGAQGVGLCRTEHMFMQPDRLPVVQQMIMATTPQGRAQALEKLLPVQREDFVGILEAMAGLPVTIRLLDPPLHEFLPSLEQLLVETTELRVGGRSGDPSYQEKMAMLRRVQQLHEQNPMLGLRVCRLGILFPEIYAMQVRAIFEAACELKARGVDARPDVMIPGVGTKEEMRVTYDAAKAIADAVIAERGTAVDYHIGTMVELPRACIIADALATIAQFFSFGTNDLTQTTYGYSRDDAESTFIPAYLDKKILRDDPFQVLDRVGVGALMRQGVVLGRAARPDLKIGICGEHGGEPSSVAFCDQLELDYVSCSPYRVPIARLAAAQSTLGSLT
- a CDS encoding HD domain-containing protein → MKRIFDPVHHFIELEPGEARLLDLPPMQRLRRLRQLGLAYLAFPSAEHSRFTHALGALAMGARAYDTLARYAGGDHGAEHAYQRRLVRCALLLHDIGHGPFSHACEAVLGIAHEARTREILALEPMRRGIEALDVDPQDVLALIVGDPAAAFPALRELVSGPNLDADRMDYLLRDAYFTGVASGRYDADQLVASLRLFDHDGAAVVGIDSRGVVALESFVVARYMMFASVYFHHTTRLFERILQDALRDLWPDPRALDSIDEFLRWDDFRVLNELRDRRSESARALRERLRIYALAAEFNASADQAAFTASEAALRERFGDDAVWADEQSQVMHRLPLVAEGRHTVWVGTPAGLVDAREVSDLINKLSGTAYWRKLFVRRDRADVREARDICAKIIASLR